One genomic window of Nicotiana sylvestris chromosome 10, ASM39365v2, whole genome shotgun sequence includes the following:
- the LOC104212021 gene encoding sucrose transport protein SUC3 isoform X2, protein MSFEIWQKKAFHFCWSCHDIYCYIGYLLGDTKEHCSTFKGTRSRAAIVFVVGFWMLDLANNTVQGPARALLADLSGPDQRNTANAVFCSWMAVGNILGFSAGASGGWHRWFPFLTNRACCEPCGNLKAAFLVAVVFLTLCTLVTLHFAKEVPLSLKQTNRLSDSAPLLDSPQNTSFDLSQSKTELQSINNVTNNESEVGHVTINSPKNEDQRHEQDQGDSFTDSPGAVLVNLLTSLRHLPPAMHSVLIVMALTWLSWFPFFLFDTDWMGREVYHGDPKGEAAEVKAYNQGVREGAFGLLLNSVVLGITSFFIEPMCKWIGSRLVWAVSNLIVFACMASTAIISVVSISAHSRGVQHVIEATESTKIASLVVFSLLGIPLAVTYSVPFSITAELTADAGGGQGLAIGVLNLAIVVPQMIVSLGAGPWDALFGGGNVPAFVLASLSALAAGIFAMLRLPNLSSNYKSTGFHFG, encoded by the exons ATGTCATTCGAAATATGGCAGAAGAAGGCCTTTCATTTTTGTTGGAGCTGTCATGATATCTATTGCT ACATAGGATACTTATTGGGGGACACAAAAGAGCATTGCAG CACTTTCAAAGGCACTCGCTCTAGAGCGGCTATTGTCTTCGTTGTTGGGTTTTGGATGCTCGATCTTGCTAATAATACTGTGCAG GGTCCAGCTCGAGCTCTTTTGGCAGATTTGTCAG GTCCTGATCAAAGAAATACTGCAAACGCTGTGTTCTGCTCCTGGATGGCTGTTGGAAACATTCTTGGATTTTCTGCTGGAGCCAGTGGAGGTTGGCACAG ATGGTTTCCCTTTTTGACAAATAGAGCTTGTTGTGAGCCATGTGGAAATCTCAAAGCAGCGTTCTTAGTTGCAGTG GTCTTTTTGACTCTATGCACGTTGGTAACTCTCCACTTTGCCAAAGAAGTCCCGCTGTCACTCAAGCAAACCAATCGCTTATCAGATTCTGCTCCTCTGTTGGATAGTCCACAGAATACTAGCTTTGACCTTTCTCAATCAAAAACGGAGTTACAATCTATAAATAATGTGACCAATAATGAATCTGAGGTGGGTCATGTAACCATTAATAGTCCAAAGAATGAAGACCAGAGACATGAGCAGGATCAAGGTGATAGCTTCACTGATAGCCCTGGAGCGGTTTTGGTCAATCTATTGACCAGCTTACGACATTTGCCTCCCGCAATGCATTCGGTTCTCATTGTCATGGCTCTGACTTGG TTGTCCTGGTTTCCCTTTTTCCTCTTTGACACGGATTGGATGGGGAGAGAAGTCTATCACGGGGACCCGAAAGGAGAAGCAGCTGAAGTAAAAGCATATAACCAAGGTGTCAGAGAAGGTGCATTTGGTTTGCTATTGAATTCT GTTGTTCTTGGCATTACCTCCTTTTTTATTGAGCCAATGTGCAAGTGGATTGGTTCCAGACTTGTTTGGGCTGTGAGCAACCTCATTGTATTTGCCTGCATGGCCAGCACCGCTATCATTAGCGTGGTTTCTATCAGTGCACATTCGCGAGGAGTTCAACATGTGATTGAAGCTACTGAATCAACTAAAATTGCTTCTTTGGTTGTTTTCTCGCTTCTTGGCATTCCTCTTGCT GTCACTTACAGTGTTCCTTTCTCTATCACAGCAGAGTTGACAGCTGATGCTGGTGGTGGTCAAG GGTTGGCAATAGGAGTCCTAAATCTTGCAATTGTTGTACCGCAG ATGATTGTTTCACTTGGTGCCGGTCCATGGGATGCTTTGTTTGGTGGAGGGAACGTACCGGCATTTGTCTTGGCATCTTTATCTGCACTTGCTGCTGGCATTTTTGCAATGCTCAGACTACCAAATTTATCAAGTAATTACAAATCAACTGGCTTCCACTTTGGTTGA
- the LOC104212021 gene encoding sucrose transport protein SUC3 isoform X1, with amino-acid sequence MDAVSIRVPYKNLKQEVELVNVDESSRFTHLEIHSDSSSPPRVSNGESHDSHSPPQPPPVRNSLLTLILSCTVAAGVQFGWALQLSLLTPYIQTLGIEHAFSSFIWLCGPITGLVVQPCVGIWSDKCHSKYGRRRPFIFVGAVMISIAVIIIGFSADIGYLLGDTKEHCSTFKGTRSRAAIVFVVGFWMLDLANNTVQGPARALLADLSGPDQRNTANAVFCSWMAVGNILGFSAGASGGWHRWFPFLTNRACCEPCGNLKAAFLVAVVFLTLCTLVTLHFAKEVPLSLKQTNRLSDSAPLLDSPQNTSFDLSQSKTELQSINNVTNNESEVGHVTINSPKNEDQRHEQDQGDSFTDSPGAVLVNLLTSLRHLPPAMHSVLIVMALTWLSWFPFFLFDTDWMGREVYHGDPKGEAAEVKAYNQGVREGAFGLLLNSVVLGITSFFIEPMCKWIGSRLVWAVSNLIVFACMASTAIISVVSISAHSRGVQHVIEATESTKIASLVVFSLLGIPLAVTYSVPFSITAELTADAGGGQGLAIGVLNLAIVVPQMIVSLGAGPWDALFGGGNVPAFVLASLSALAAGIFAMLRLPNLSSNYKSTGFHFG; translated from the exons ATGGATGCGGTGTCGATAAGAGTACCGTACAAGAATTTAAAGCAGGAAGTGGAATTAGTTAACGTTGATGAATCATCTCGGTTTACTCATTTAGAGATCCACAGTGATTCATCTTCTCCTCCTAGGGTTTCCAATGGCGAATCACACGATTCACATTCTCCTCCTCAGCCGCCGCCTGTACGGAACAGTTTACTCACTTTAATTCTCAGTTGCACCGTCGCCGCCGGTGTTCAGTTCGGTTGGGCCTTGCAACTCTCTCTCCTCACTCCTTACATTCAG ACACTTGGCATAGAGCATGCCTTCTCTTCTTTTATTTGGCTTTGCGGTCCTATTACAGGCCTTGTG GTACAACCTTGTGTAGGTATATGGAGTGATAAATGTCATTCGAAATATGGCAGAAGAAGGCCTTTCATTTTTGTTGGAGCTGTCATGATATCTATTGCT GTGATAATTATCGGGTTTTCTGCAGACATAGGATACTTATTGGGGGACACAAAAGAGCATTGCAG CACTTTCAAAGGCACTCGCTCTAGAGCGGCTATTGTCTTCGTTGTTGGGTTTTGGATGCTCGATCTTGCTAATAATACTGTGCAG GGTCCAGCTCGAGCTCTTTTGGCAGATTTGTCAG GTCCTGATCAAAGAAATACTGCAAACGCTGTGTTCTGCTCCTGGATGGCTGTTGGAAACATTCTTGGATTTTCTGCTGGAGCCAGTGGAGGTTGGCACAG ATGGTTTCCCTTTTTGACAAATAGAGCTTGTTGTGAGCCATGTGGAAATCTCAAAGCAGCGTTCTTAGTTGCAGTG GTCTTTTTGACTCTATGCACGTTGGTAACTCTCCACTTTGCCAAAGAAGTCCCGCTGTCACTCAAGCAAACCAATCGCTTATCAGATTCTGCTCCTCTGTTGGATAGTCCACAGAATACTAGCTTTGACCTTTCTCAATCAAAAACGGAGTTACAATCTATAAATAATGTGACCAATAATGAATCTGAGGTGGGTCATGTAACCATTAATAGTCCAAAGAATGAAGACCAGAGACATGAGCAGGATCAAGGTGATAGCTTCACTGATAGCCCTGGAGCGGTTTTGGTCAATCTATTGACCAGCTTACGACATTTGCCTCCCGCAATGCATTCGGTTCTCATTGTCATGGCTCTGACTTGG TTGTCCTGGTTTCCCTTTTTCCTCTTTGACACGGATTGGATGGGGAGAGAAGTCTATCACGGGGACCCGAAAGGAGAAGCAGCTGAAGTAAAAGCATATAACCAAGGTGTCAGAGAAGGTGCATTTGGTTTGCTATTGAATTCT GTTGTTCTTGGCATTACCTCCTTTTTTATTGAGCCAATGTGCAAGTGGATTGGTTCCAGACTTGTTTGGGCTGTGAGCAACCTCATTGTATTTGCCTGCATGGCCAGCACCGCTATCATTAGCGTGGTTTCTATCAGTGCACATTCGCGAGGAGTTCAACATGTGATTGAAGCTACTGAATCAACTAAAATTGCTTCTTTGGTTGTTTTCTCGCTTCTTGGCATTCCTCTTGCT GTCACTTACAGTGTTCCTTTCTCTATCACAGCAGAGTTGACAGCTGATGCTGGTGGTGGTCAAG GGTTGGCAATAGGAGTCCTAAATCTTGCAATTGTTGTACCGCAG ATGATTGTTTCACTTGGTGCCGGTCCATGGGATGCTTTGTTTGGTGGAGGGAACGTACCGGCATTTGTCTTGGCATCTTTATCTGCACTTGCTGCTGGCATTTTTGCAATGCTCAGACTACCAAATTTATCAAGTAATTACAAATCAACTGGCTTCCACTTTGGTTGA
- the LOC104212020 gene encoding binding partner of ACD11 1 isoform X1, producing MNPGGYTAEVTGLSPNTTEKDVHDFFGFCGAIEHVEIVRAGEHASTAYVTFRNPHALETAVLLSGATILDQRVCITSWGHYQDEFAYWDHSSWRPQEESRSSQDPQGQHFVSSAGEAVMMTQDVVKTMLSKGYILGKGALGKAKAFDESHALSATAVSKVADLSERIGLTDKFCAGVEVARSVDQRYHISDTTRSAVSATGRTAVSAASAVVNSSYFSKGALWMSGALSKAAKAAADLGSRGINK from the exons ATGAATCCAGGGGGTTATACAGCAGAAGTTACAGGTCTTTCTCCTAATACTACTGAAAAGGATGTTCATGATTTCTTTGGTTTCTGTGGGGCAATTGAACATGTTGAGATTGTCAG AGCTGGTGAACATGCAAGTACAGCCTATGTGACATTTAGAAATCCTCATGCCTTGGAAACAGCTGTCTTACTGAGT GGGGCTACCATTTTGGATCAACGTGTGTGCATAACCAGCTGGGGTCACTACCAAGATGAATTTGCTTATTGGGATCATTCATCATGGAGACCTCAAGAGGAAAGTCGTTCAAGT CAGGACCCCCAGGGACAGCATTTTGTTTCTTCTGCTGGGGAAGCTGTGATGATGACTCAAGATGTGGTTAAAACCATGCTATCTAAAGGGTATATTCTTGGAAAAGGCGCATTAGGGAAAGCCAAAGCTTTTGACGAATCTCATGCGCTGTCAGCAACTGCAGTCTCCAAGGTTGCTGATTTGAGTGAGAGAATCGGCCTCACCGACAAGTTTTGTGCCGGGGTTGAAGTGGCCAGATCTGTGGATCAGAGGTATCACATATCGGATACCACCAGATCAGCTGTGTCAGCTACAGGTAGAACTGCTGTCTCTGCTGCAAGTGCTGTTGTTAACAGTAGCTACTTTTCCAAAGGAGCTCTTTGGATGTCTGGTGCTTTAAGTAAAGCGGCTAAAGCTGCAGCTGATTTGGGTAGCCGAGGCATTAACAAATGA
- the LOC104212020 gene encoding binding partner of ACD11 1 isoform X2, whose translation MNPGGYTAEVTGLSPNTTEKDVHDFFGFCGAIEHVEIVRAGEHASTAYVTFRNPHALETAVLLSGATILDQRVCITSWGHYQDEFAYWDHSSWRPQEESRSSDPQGQHFVSSAGEAVMMTQDVVKTMLSKGYILGKGALGKAKAFDESHALSATAVSKVADLSERIGLTDKFCAGVEVARSVDQRYHISDTTRSAVSATGRTAVSAASAVVNSSYFSKGALWMSGALSKAAKAAADLGSRGINK comes from the exons ATGAATCCAGGGGGTTATACAGCAGAAGTTACAGGTCTTTCTCCTAATACTACTGAAAAGGATGTTCATGATTTCTTTGGTTTCTGTGGGGCAATTGAACATGTTGAGATTGTCAG AGCTGGTGAACATGCAAGTACAGCCTATGTGACATTTAGAAATCCTCATGCCTTGGAAACAGCTGTCTTACTGAGT GGGGCTACCATTTTGGATCAACGTGTGTGCATAACCAGCTGGGGTCACTACCAAGATGAATTTGCTTATTGGGATCATTCATCATGGAGACCTCAAGAGGAAAGTCGTTCAAGT GACCCCCAGGGACAGCATTTTGTTTCTTCTGCTGGGGAAGCTGTGATGATGACTCAAGATGTGGTTAAAACCATGCTATCTAAAGGGTATATTCTTGGAAAAGGCGCATTAGGGAAAGCCAAAGCTTTTGACGAATCTCATGCGCTGTCAGCAACTGCAGTCTCCAAGGTTGCTGATTTGAGTGAGAGAATCGGCCTCACCGACAAGTTTTGTGCCGGGGTTGAAGTGGCCAGATCTGTGGATCAGAGGTATCACATATCGGATACCACCAGATCAGCTGTGTCAGCTACAGGTAGAACTGCTGTCTCTGCTGCAAGTGCTGTTGTTAACAGTAGCTACTTTTCCAAAGGAGCTCTTTGGATGTCTGGTGCTTTAAGTAAAGCGGCTAAAGCTGCAGCTGATTTGGGTAGCCGAGGCATTAACAAATGA